Proteins from a genomic interval of Stenotrophomonas sp. WZN-1:
- a CDS encoding ferredoxin--NADP reductase: MSSAFGAETVLEVRHWTDAYFSFTLTRDSGFRFENGQFVMIGLETEARPLLRAYSIASANWEEHLEFFSIKVQDGPLTSRLQHIKPGDKVLVGKKPTGTLLISDLHPGKNLYLLGTGTGMAPWLSVIKDPETYERFEKVILCHGVRYEKDLAYRDYFEKELREHEFLGEMIGDKLLYYPAVTREPFANQGRLTSLMESGEMQRTLGLPELSPENDRAMICGSPQMLADLRSVLDARGFQVSPRIGQPGHYVFERAFVEK; the protein is encoded by the coding sequence ATGTCCTCCGCTTTTGGCGCCGAAACGGTGCTTGAGGTCCGTCACTGGACCGACGCCTACTTCAGCTTCACTCTCACCCGCGACAGCGGTTTCCGCTTCGAGAACGGCCAGTTCGTGATGATCGGCCTGGAAACCGAGGCCCGGCCGCTGCTGCGCGCGTACTCCATCGCCAGCGCCAACTGGGAAGAGCACCTGGAGTTCTTCAGCATCAAGGTGCAGGACGGCCCGCTGACCTCGCGCCTGCAGCACATCAAGCCGGGTGACAAGGTGCTGGTCGGCAAGAAGCCTACCGGCACCCTGCTGATCAGCGACCTGCACCCGGGCAAGAACCTGTACCTGCTGGGCACGGGCACCGGCATGGCGCCGTGGCTGTCGGTCATCAAGGACCCGGAAACCTACGAGCGCTTCGAGAAGGTGATCCTCTGCCACGGCGTGCGCTACGAAAAGGACCTGGCCTACCGCGATTACTTCGAGAAGGAACTGCGTGAGCACGAATTCCTGGGCGAGATGATCGGCGACAAGCTGCTGTACTACCCGGCCGTCACCCGCGAGCCGTTCGCCAACCAGGGCCGCCTGACCTCGCTGATGGAAAGCGGCGAGATGCAGCGCACGCTCGGCCTGCCGGAGCTGAGCCCGGAAAACGACCGCGCGATGATCTGCGGCAGCCCGCAGATGCTGGCCGACCTGCGCAGCGTGCTCGATGCCCGTGGTTTCCAGGTTTCGCCGCGCATCGGCCAGCCGGGCCATTACGTGTTCGAGCGCGCGTTCGTCGAGAAATAA
- a CDS encoding glutathione peroxidase, translating into MTTAYDFSFRALDGQPQALARYQGQPMLLVNVASRCGFTPQYTGLEQLWQEYRERGLVVIGFPCNQFGAQEPGDAAQIRQFCSLDYPVSFPLSEKIEVNGEGADPLWAWLAREKRGLLGSARIKWNFSKFLVDRQGNVVDRFAPTTRPEQLRGAIEALL; encoded by the coding sequence ATGACCACCGCCTACGATTTCAGCTTCCGTGCCCTCGACGGCCAGCCGCAGGCGCTGGCCCGGTACCAGGGCCAGCCGATGTTGCTGGTGAACGTCGCCAGCCGTTGCGGCTTCACCCCTCAATACACCGGGCTGGAGCAGCTATGGCAGGAGTACCGCGAACGCGGCCTGGTGGTGATCGGCTTCCCGTGCAACCAGTTCGGCGCGCAGGAGCCGGGTGATGCAGCGCAGATCCGCCAGTTCTGTTCGCTGGATTACCCGGTCAGCTTTCCGCTGTCGGAGAAGATCGAGGTCAACGGCGAGGGTGCCGACCCGCTGTGGGCGTGGCTCGCGCGCGAGAAGCGTGGCCTGCTCGGCAGTGCCCGCATCAAGTGGAATTTCAGCAAGTTCCTGGTCGACCGCCAGGGCAACGTGGTGGATCGCTTTGCACCCACCACCCGGCCGGAGCAGCTGCGCGGCGCGATTGAAGCGCTGCTGTAG